The following coding sequences are from one Capsicum annuum cultivar UCD-10X-F1 chromosome 3, UCD10Xv1.1, whole genome shotgun sequence window:
- the LOC124896999 gene encoding uncharacterized protein LOC124896999 has protein sequence MLEMIYDEKESSRFYKPIVRIQTNKEKSVNMVDLLKAMSLIQEGMRKVKVQESTKKPTITVKGVGAVNGLSQDKPKLTVIGALCKPILTVKEALTAPIIIKPMTQPPIVDMKKVPWNYEWTMMTYQGKEVVNDVDEVGGLTRSKRSFMPEILKKSKTIASGPSSIKNPITEEEAKEFLNKMSLPEYSIIDQLKKTPAQISLLSLLLHSKEHRDIILKVLNKVYVAREITVNQHEKMVGKIFKVNWINFSDDELPVEGTGHNRGLYITVKYKNFFITHVMIDGGSGANIYPISTLEKLNIDVERIRPNNVCVRAFDGAKSNSIGKIELMLIIGPVEFAIEFQVLEIQSIIGKIMDLQGQGGCIYVTPNNQV, from the coding sequence atgttagaaaTGATATATGATGAGAAAGAGTCATCAAGGttttataagcctattgtcagaATACAGACCAATAAGGAAAAATCAGTAAATATGGTAGATTtgttgaaagcaatgtcattaatcCAGGAAGGAATGAGAAAAGTTAAAGTTCAAGAAAGTACAAAGAAACCCACGATCACAGTGAAAGGAGTCGGAGCAGTCAATGGTTTAAGTCAAGACAAGCCTAAGTTGACGGTGATAGGAGCTCTGTGTAAGCCTATATTGACGGTTAAAGAAGCACTTACGGCCCCTATTATCATCAAACCGATGACTCAACCTCCAATAGTTGATATGAAAAAGGTTCCCTGGAACTATGAATGGACTATGATGACCTATCAGGGGAAGGAAGTAGTGAatgatgtagatgaggtagggggtttgactcgatcaAAAAGATCCTTCATGCCTGAAATTTTAAAGAAGTCTAAGACAATTGCGAGTGGACCTTCATCTATTAAAaatcctatcaccgaagaagaagccaaagaatttttgaacaAGATGAgtttgccagagtattcaataatagatcagttgaagaaaacccctgctcaaatttccctcttatctttgttgttacattccaaggaacatcgtgatattatattgaaggtattaaataaagtatatgttgctagggagattacagtaaatcagcatgagaaaatggttggaaaaatctttaagGTTAATTGGATCAACttctctgacgatgaattgcctgttgaaggtacgggGCATAACCGGGgtctttacattacagtgaaatacaaaaatttcttcatcactcatgtcatgattgacggaggttcaggtgcaaatatatatcctatttctactttggaaaagttgaatattgatgttgagaggatcaggcctaataatgtatgtgtcagggctttcgatggtgcaaaatcaaactccattggcaaaatagaactaatgttgattatagggccggttgagttcgccatagagtttcaagtgcTGGAAATACAATCTATTATTGGGAAGATCATGGATCTACAAGGCCAAGGTGGTTGCATCTATGTTACACCAAATAATCAAGTTTAA